In a single window of the Micromonospora sp. WMMD1155 genome:
- a CDS encoding GNAT family N-acetyltransferase yields MNATARIRAARWADKDKVAALVADALHPDPLAAWLVPEATHRRRILTEVAVIWVEHAMFYGDTHVTDDLNAAAVGFHRYRSIPPPANYRSRLTHAAGNHAERFEILDDLLSARRPTEPHYHLAFLAVAPAAQRQGIGAAMLAHHRDRLDRIDLPSWTDTTCARQDLYTRYGYTPQEAIRLPNGPAVTPMRRTPTPGPQPLDSVSAAGRSQARGLGG; encoded by the coding sequence ATGAACGCCACTGCTCGCATCCGCGCCGCCCGCTGGGCCGACAAGGACAAGGTCGCCGCGCTCGTCGCCGACGCCCTGCACCCCGACCCGTTGGCCGCCTGGCTGGTGCCCGAGGCGACCCACCGACGCCGCATCCTCACCGAGGTGGCGGTGATCTGGGTGGAACACGCCATGTTCTACGGCGACACCCACGTCACCGACGACCTGAACGCCGCCGCAGTCGGCTTCCACCGCTACCGCAGCATCCCACCACCAGCGAACTACCGCAGCCGCCTCACCCACGCAGCCGGCAACCATGCTGAGCGGTTCGAGATCCTCGACGACCTGCTCAGCGCACGCCGGCCCACCGAACCGCACTACCACCTGGCATTCCTCGCGGTCGCGCCCGCCGCCCAGCGGCAAGGCATCGGCGCGGCGATGCTCGCCCACCACCGCGACAGACTCGACCGCATCGACCTGCCCTCTTGGACCGACACCACCTGCGCGCGCCAAGATCTCTACACCCGCTACGGCTACACCCCACAGGAAGCCATCCGGCTGCCCAACGGCCCGGCCGTCACCCCGATGCGCCGCACCCCTACGCCGGGCCCTCAACCCCTGGACTCCGTCAGCGCGGCAGGTCGCTCGCAGGCCAGAGGCCTAGGCGGTTGA
- a CDS encoding DUF4365 domain-containing protein → MPKRSVQQRAGYRGEAFVDKAVSDAGHVWNDTRRDFAIDGQIEFVDTDREVTGVAVLAQVKATEAGFPGETPTHFRFPCKSDHIDYWCRLGRPVVLICVDLRSQQAWWKRVDTWFADPERKARRVVQFDKSADRFDPDAFSKMSALGVPVGEQLPRLEGSERLVSNLLTVEGFAPLVYEASTPCRDRGEAWERMRSNGNKFEGGFHLAAGRIFSLCRLDEGPLAILCGGPVTSIPTETWASTEDPDLQRRFVSLLNFTLRAAHHPELVWHLKKKVVYMQAPPDRSNRRIKGRYRGSRGRSFFTPYFGKDDETKISFCRHYAAGLYFRRWGEQWYLEINPTYHFTIDGWRDSLYDAEYVKKIKRMERNNAVYQLVRAWADYLQGEDTLFSRRDERIRFGQLLELDCDATIDETVWIPQEPVPKPSVNGLIKGLWELPR, encoded by the coding sequence ATGCCGAAGCGTAGCGTCCAGCAGCGGGCTGGATACCGGGGCGAGGCTTTCGTCGACAAGGCCGTCTCCGACGCGGGCCACGTGTGGAACGACACCCGGCGCGACTTCGCGATCGACGGCCAGATCGAGTTCGTGGACACCGATCGGGAAGTCACCGGAGTTGCCGTTCTAGCCCAGGTGAAGGCCACGGAAGCTGGGTTTCCGGGCGAGACGCCAACTCACTTCAGGTTCCCGTGCAAGTCCGACCACATCGACTACTGGTGTCGGCTGGGCAGACCAGTCGTGCTGATCTGCGTGGACCTTCGTAGCCAGCAGGCATGGTGGAAGCGCGTGGACACCTGGTTCGCCGACCCCGAGCGCAAGGCGCGCCGCGTCGTCCAGTTCGATAAGTCCGCAGACCGGTTCGATCCAGACGCGTTCAGCAAGATGTCGGCCCTGGGCGTGCCGGTGGGGGAGCAACTTCCGCGGCTAGAGGGCAGCGAGCGGTTGGTCTCGAACCTGCTCACTGTCGAGGGGTTCGCTCCACTTGTCTACGAGGCGTCGACGCCGTGTCGTGACCGGGGCGAAGCCTGGGAGCGGATGCGCTCAAACGGCAACAAGTTCGAGGGCGGCTTCCACCTGGCCGCCGGGCGAATCTTCTCACTGTGCCGACTGGACGAGGGCCCGCTGGCCATCCTGTGCGGCGGGCCGGTGACCTCCATCCCGACCGAGACCTGGGCGAGCACCGAGGATCCCGACCTGCAGCGCCGCTTTGTGTCTCTGTTGAACTTCACCCTGCGAGCGGCGCACCACCCCGAGCTGGTCTGGCACCTCAAGAAGAAGGTCGTCTACATGCAGGCGCCGCCCGACCGCTCCAACCGAAGGATCAAGGGCCGCTATCGGGGCAGCCGCGGGCGCAGCTTCTTCACCCCCTATTTTGGGAAGGACGACGAAACGAAGATTAGCTTTTGTCGTCACTACGCCGCCGGCTTGTACTTCCGCCGCTGGGGTGAGCAGTGGTACTTGGAGATTAACCCCACCTACCACTTCACCATCGACGGCTGGCGCGACTCTCTGTACGACGCCGAGTATGTCAAAAAGATCAAGCGCATGGAGCGCAACAACGCCGTCTACCAGCTCGTGCGCGCCTGGGCCGACTATCTGCAAGGCGAGGACACCCTGTTCAGCCGCCGAGACGAGCGCATCCGGTTCGGCCAGCTCCTCGAGCTGGACTGCGATGCCACAATCGACGAGACGGTGTGGATTCCGCAGGAGCCGGTCCCGAAGCCGAGCGTGAACGGGCTGATAAAGGGCCTGTGGGAGTTGCCACGATGA
- a CDS encoding abortive infection family protein gives MTTHVLTAELPRPEALGHAAWAAIQDPFQRLRSAVTANDRPLIVGSAKDLIEATARVVLDARGRPAGSGEEYDKVLGDAHRAIEHQVGPGVAADAAVRQAATAARKLAGVLRELRNTYGTGHGRSVLPVLEDEVLETCVDAALLWTRWALRRLQLVLLGSLQPLIADLGTASFSMGSLATRLAAADLPQLEPADQRQLGVAVGQRASRNTFTVRIDGVEACALSQDAVTWPLGYREGVVEGLFLDQFGQVHVDEQARAPRLAAEILAPHSERTRILTELAERIYRSAWSQEFRLIWRQAVAEMHLARRLLGDATAERAWTEIAEHIQQTGEAYDALQQ, from the coding sequence ATGACCACGCACGTGCTGACGGCAGAGCTTCCCCGACCGGAGGCGTTAGGCCACGCTGCATGGGCAGCGATTCAAGATCCGTTTCAACGACTTCGGTCGGCAGTAACCGCGAACGACCGCCCGCTGATAGTCGGCTCGGCCAAGGACCTCATCGAGGCAACCGCGCGCGTGGTGCTCGATGCTCGTGGGCGCCCCGCCGGAAGCGGCGAGGAGTACGACAAGGTGCTGGGCGATGCCCATCGCGCAATTGAGCACCAGGTCGGGCCCGGAGTCGCCGCCGATGCTGCGGTCCGCCAGGCGGCCACTGCAGCCCGCAAGCTTGCCGGGGTGTTGCGGGAGCTACGCAATACCTACGGTACTGGCCACGGCCGATCCGTCCTGCCGGTTCTTGAAGACGAGGTCTTGGAGACCTGCGTCGACGCCGCACTGCTGTGGACGCGGTGGGCATTGCGGCGCCTGCAACTGGTACTCCTCGGCTCATTGCAGCCGCTGATCGCCGACCTGGGCACCGCATCGTTCAGCATGGGATCTCTCGCAACGAGGCTCGCTGCGGCGGACCTGCCGCAGCTGGAGCCTGCCGACCAGCGCCAGCTGGGCGTGGCCGTGGGCCAGCGGGCGTCGCGCAACACCTTCACCGTACGCATCGACGGCGTCGAGGCATGCGCGCTGAGCCAGGACGCAGTCACTTGGCCCCTGGGATACCGCGAGGGAGTGGTCGAGGGCCTGTTCCTCGACCAGTTCGGGCAGGTGCACGTCGACGAACAAGCTCGCGCGCCGCGCCTGGCGGCCGAGATCCTCGCCCCCCATTCCGAACGGACCAGGATTCTGACCGAACTCGCTGAACGCATCTACCGGTCGGCCTGGTCCCAGGAGTTCCGCCTGATATGGCGGCAGGCCGTGGCGGAGATGCACCTGGCGCGGCGGCTGCTCGGCGACGCCACAGCAGAACGGGCGTGGACTGAGATCGCTGAGCACATCCAGCAGACTGGTGAGGCGTATGACGCACTCCAGCAGTAG
- the istB gene encoding IS21-like element helper ATPase IstB — protein MAAKTSRNVASEIAFLTRALKAPSLAASVERLAERARAESWTHEEFLAACLQREVAAREAHGGEGRIRAARFPARKSLEEFDFEHQRSLKRETIAHLGTLDFVASKENVVFLGPPGTGKTHLSIGLGIRACQAGHRVAFATAAQWVSRLADAHHAGRLQDELVKLGRIPLLIVDEVGYIPFEAEAANLFFQLVSNRYERASLIVTSNKPFGRWGEVFGDDVVAAAMIDRLVHHAEVISMKGDSYRLKDRDLGRVPAATKTND, from the coding sequence ATGGCCGCCAAGACCAGCCGCAACGTCGCCTCGGAGATCGCGTTCCTCACCCGCGCCCTCAAGGCGCCGTCCCTCGCTGCCTCCGTCGAACGCCTGGCGGAGCGGGCCCGGGCCGAGTCATGGACGCACGAGGAGTTCCTCGCCGCCTGCCTGCAACGCGAAGTCGCCGCCCGCGAAGCCCACGGCGGCGAGGGACGTATCCGGGCAGCCAGGTTCCCCGCCCGCAAGAGCCTGGAGGAGTTCGACTTCGAGCACCAACGCTCTCTGAAGCGGGAGACGATCGCCCACCTGGGCACCCTCGACTTCGTGGCGTCGAAGGAGAACGTCGTCTTCCTGGGCCCGCCCGGCACCGGCAAGACCCACCTGTCCATCGGCCTGGGGATCCGGGCCTGCCAGGCCGGACACCGGGTCGCATTCGCCACCGCCGCCCAATGGGTGTCCCGCCTCGCCGACGCCCACCACGCCGGCCGACTGCAAGACGAGCTCGTGAAGCTCGGCCGGATCCCGCTGCTGATCGTCGACGAGGTCGGCTACATCCCCTTCGAAGCCGAAGCGGCGAACCTGTTCTTCCAGCTCGTCTCCAACCGCTACGAACGAGCCTCGCTGATCGTCACCAGCAACAAGCCCTTCGGCCGCTGGGGCGAAGTGTTCGGCGACGACGTCGTCGCCGCAGCCATGATCGACCGCCTCGTCCACCACGCCGAGGTCATCTCGATGAAGGGCGACAGCTACCGGCTTAAAGACCGCGACCTCGGCCGCGTTCCCGCAGCCACCAAGACCAACGACTGA
- the istA gene encoding IS21 family transposase, producing the protein MLSVEDWAEIRRLHRAERMAIKAICRRLGVSRNTVRKALASHEPPRYQRAAKGSIVDAVEPQIRALLAEFPDMPTTVIMERVGWARGKTVFADRVQQLRPLFRRPDPAQRTEYLPGELAQCDLWFPPADVPLGFGQVGRPPVLVMVSGYSRWLSAVMIPTRQSPDLLVGHWTLISGWGRVPKALVWDNESAVGQWRAGRPQLTEAMNAFRGTLGIKVIQCRPADPEAKGLVERANGYLETSFLPGRRFASPGDFNTQLTDWLVGANNRQHRMLGCRPLDRWDADRAAMLSLPPVAPVVGWRQATRLPRDHYVRLDGNDYSVHPSVVGRRVEVTADCDHVTVVSDGRPVARHDRCWASHQSITDPAHRQAAADLRVAAQHKPTTAVDAQVERRPLSDYDRMFGLDVEVAA; encoded by the coding sequence GTGCTGAGCGTGGAGGACTGGGCGGAGATCCGTCGGTTGCACCGGGCGGAGCGGATGGCGATCAAGGCCATCTGTCGCCGGCTGGGGGTCTCGCGGAACACGGTGCGTAAGGCCTTGGCCAGTCATGAGCCGCCTCGCTATCAGCGGGCGGCGAAGGGCTCGATCGTGGACGCGGTCGAGCCGCAGATCCGGGCGTTGTTGGCGGAGTTCCCGGACATGCCGACGACGGTGATCATGGAGCGGGTTGGGTGGGCCCGCGGCAAGACGGTGTTCGCCGATCGGGTGCAGCAGTTGCGGCCGTTGTTCCGCCGCCCGGACCCGGCCCAGCGGACGGAGTATCTGCCGGGCGAGTTGGCGCAGTGTGATCTGTGGTTCCCGCCGGCGGACGTGCCGTTGGGCTTCGGGCAGGTCGGCCGGCCGCCGGTGCTGGTGATGGTGTCCGGGTATTCGCGGTGGCTGTCAGCGGTGATGATCCCGACCCGGCAGTCACCGGACTTGCTGGTCGGGCACTGGACGCTGATCTCCGGCTGGGGACGGGTGCCCAAGGCGTTGGTGTGGGACAACGAGTCCGCCGTCGGGCAGTGGCGGGCTGGCAGGCCGCAGCTGACCGAGGCGATGAACGCCTTCCGCGGCACCCTCGGCATCAAGGTGATTCAGTGCCGACCGGCGGACCCGGAGGCCAAGGGCCTGGTCGAGCGGGCCAATGGCTATCTGGAAACCTCGTTCCTGCCCGGACGCCGTTTCGCCTCGCCCGGCGACTTCAACACCCAGCTCACCGACTGGCTGGTGGGGGCGAACAACCGCCAACACCGGATGCTGGGCTGCCGCCCGCTGGACCGGTGGGACGCCGACCGGGCCGCGATGCTGTCACTGCCACCGGTCGCGCCGGTGGTCGGCTGGCGCCAGGCCACCCGGCTGCCCCGCGATCACTACGTCCGCTTGGACGGCAACGACTACTCGGTGCACCCATCCGTGGTCGGCAGGCGGGTTGAGGTCACCGCCGACTGCGACCACGTGACGGTGGTCTCCGACGGCCGGCCCGTGGCCCGACATGACCGCTGCTGGGCAAGCCATCAGAGCATCACCGACCCTGCCCACCGGCAAGCCGCCGCCGACCTGCGCGTCGCTGCCCAACACAAGCCGACGACCGCGGTCGACGCCCAGGTCGAACGCCGGCCGTTGAGCGACTACGACCGCATGTTCGGCCTGGACGTCGAGGTGGCTGCGTGA